One genomic window of Motacilla alba alba isolate MOTALB_02 chromosome 1, Motacilla_alba_V1.0_pri, whole genome shotgun sequence includes the following:
- the NUMA1 gene encoding nuclear mitotic apparatus protein 1 isoform X4, with translation MSLHSARVAALLAWVNSTKVCPDPLNDLSQLQDCSVFIRIIHKIHGSNEGESVLEQPLPERISFIHGFLQTLRGASSFPAAACGRGNFQMEILIRACVHSKGEHCRHKLAAENLVSAQKLLDGEELALAKVAVLLLYHTSMSSKNSGDWNEFDYKTQVELASIVKFVLDNEECLNENLEPFLQRKAEQSLSSVSSSSSEEHSPLFSLPHKREVHFLELQRIASFPSTNLPSTPSSPMGDIMQTPQFQLRRLKEQLAFERKKQEELEVEVAENHKLVMEKDAQITTMQQQIDRLVKLNEKQAEDRLEPKEMEELRQKNESLVGRLHEAFRQCQDLKTEKAQMDRKINQLSEENGDLSFKLREIASNMVQLQRALNELSEEHNTAMAQSQEKQRQLEKELHAALQDKKCSEEKIEILQGKISMLEDQLAKLEECSTQEKGEVMGDILKLEELKQEVSSLTAKGLQLEEEKQQLDSLVTSLQSSLSESHRAQERLKRDLQARAAEGQAEQLAALSVQHEQALRERDSALQQLQQANTSLSSQLQAVDEEKAALSRKVSELEAEILELGAQRQQGVAAEALKAQLQELEGRLKESQQRLAEREKLARENSRLQEQLLFLEESLRNTEGILEDEKRRAAECLEGNLARIAELEAERQQLVQGQKPALPEQGEELATRQELPVGASPAARGEDEECRRLKEEMEVLSQEHRRTCQQLQAEQEKVAVLEAQAVQLASLQADLTSAQSWAKEKESEEQKLRAEISSLQEKMAVAEQTAAQHVAKLEADAQRAAEALEGVSHQLSQEKLKSKELEGTMDQLRIAEKELVSLRSAVQEKESWKEQVSQCVQEMERKNSLISSLEHEISILHHQVTEKEGESKELKRLILAESEKSKKLEERLRVLQTEMATAASRAAERCSLMKVDVQRCQEEMEKQRMTIEALKRDRHCQSEREDELRQEAKVCQDKCLQKEQLLAALQQELDSARAKHASLESQHHQDLEQRAKAVSMLQAELAQAKLEVAEVRSLREQLAEKDRAIQRLQADAAELGAQLAGLQQANARLAEENQGLSKSRSQGQRQLEAELGQARERHMQELEQLRAASEKLVTSSRQEAKEAVQKLEDLSKEYESSKAAALEERKKLLEEKQRLTSQVEQLEIIQKDQTKQVDELNKKLTQHEKATWTQQQRVKALEGELQAAVTSHQEKVAELQVQLTQKEQAAEHYKGQMEKAKSHYDAKKQQNQELSEKLKAMEHLQKENTELQSKSERLAKELQQNIQQAKESEMSCKNLTRQIHSLEAQVEAAKRQVQELSKFQVKTATVKGHETSSESVVDQSTDSLDEAQLLNSTRKATSSQLEVSVVPSDSEDSLLSQRLPLGKTSLESLYFTPIRSEMPSQLESSTNFPGDFSLDSGCKTRSARRRTTINITMTDKQAESEELVCIKNIPLAQSTKTSSPAKGRLRSGASTRSLTSFPSQETLAKLEASSPEKTPGHSALLGLPGYRPVTRSSLRLQTSSSSLGACGQGRNTMKLGMCQDEPEQLDDWNRIAELQRRNQARPPHLKSSYPLESMPSTSLGTITDEDVKMGDPEETLQRGSRQPSQIIASSQRSTQASSQASSITTRQRRKRLSEETHQGPDTPPSKKPTSCFPRPQTTQDRSAQSGSQISQESEQPAPATQAQRRQSMAFSILNTPRELGRRLLRRAVAQRSTPTSSSGTRRSSRIATAKSPKGKASRQSRKDKQS, from the exons ATGTCTCTTCACAGCGCAAGAGTTGCTGCTCTTCTTGCTTGG GTGAACAGCACAAAGGTTTGTCCTGATCCCCTCAATGATCTGTCCCAGCTTCAGGACTGTAGTGTCTTCATCAGAATTATCCACAAAAT CCACGGGAGCAACGAGGGGGagtctgtgctggagcagccgcTGCCAGAGAGGATCTCCTTCATCCATGGTTTCCTGCAGA CTTTGCGAGGTgccagcagctttcctgcagcagcctgtggaagGGGAAACTTCCAGATGGAAATCCTTATCAGAGCCTGTGTTCACAGCAAAGGAG AGCACTGCCGGCACAAATTGGCTGCAGAAAACCTTGTCTCTGCACAGAAACTGCTGGATGGagaggagctggctctggcCAAG GTGGCCGTGCTGCTTCTGTATCACACCTCCATGAGTTCCAAGAACTCTGGGGATTGGAATGAATTTGACTACAAGACCCAG GTTGAACTGGCATCAATTGTCAAATTTGTGCTGGATAATGAGGAGTGCCTGAATGAGAATCTGGAGCcatttctgcagaggaaag cagaGCAGTCCTTGTCCAGtgtgtccagcagcagctctgaggaacaTTCCCCACTGTTCTCTCTCCCGCACAAGCGAGAGGTGCatttcctggagctgcagaggattgcctccttccccagcaccaa cctgcccagcacTCCGTCTTCGCCCATGGGGGACATCATGCAGACCCCCCAGTTTCAGCTGCGGCggctgaaggagcagctggcttttgagagaaagaaacaggaagagctggaggtgGAGGTGGCAGAGAATCACAAGCTCGTCATGGAGAAGG ATGCTCAGATCACCACGATGCAGCAGCAGATTGATCGCTTGGTAAAGCTCAATGAGAAGCAAGCTGAAGACCGGCTGGAGCCCAAAGAAatggaggagctgaggcagaAGAATGAGAG CCTGGTGGGGCGCCTGCACGAGGCCttcaggcagtgccaggaccTGAAGACTGAAAAAGCCCAGATGGACCGAAAAATCAACCAGCTCTCCGAGGAGAATGGGGATCTTTCCTTCAAG CTGCGGGAGATCGCCAGCAATATGGTCCAGCTACAACGAGCCCTGAATGAGCTCTCAGAGGAGCACAACACTGCCATGGCACAGTCGCAGGAAAAGCAGCgacagctggagaaggagctgcatgcagccctgcaggataAG AAATGCTCAGAAGAGAAAATCGAGATTCTACAGGGAAAGATTTCTATGCTGGAGGACCAGTTGGCCAAGCTGGAGGAATGCAGCacccaggagaagggagaggtCATGGGGGACATTTTGAAG ctggaggagctgaagCAGGAAGTGTCCAGCCTCACAGCCAAAGgactgcagctggaggaggagaagcagcagctggacagcCTTGTCACCAGCCTCCAGAGCTCCCTCTCTGAGAGCCACCGGGCCCAAGAGAGACTGAAGCGAGACCTGCAGGCACGGGCTGCCGagggccaggctgagcagctggcTGCCCTCAGCGTCCAGCATGAGCAGGCCCTGCGGGAAAGGgactctgccctgcagcagctccagcaggccAACACATCCCTTagcagccagctgcaggccGTGGATGAAGAGAAGGCTGCACTGAGCCGCAAGGTCAGCGAACTGGAAGCCGAGATCCTGGAGCTGGGTGCCCAACGGCAGCAGGGAGTGGCAGCAGAGGCACTGaaagcccagctgcaggagctggaaggcAGGCTAAAGGAGAGCCAGCAGAGGCTGGCTGAGAGGGAGAAGCTGGCCCGGGAGAACAGCcgcctgcaggagcagctgctcttcctggaGGAATCCCTGCGCAACACTGAGGGTATATTGGAGGACGAGAAGAGACGGGCAGCTGAGTGCCTGGAAGGCAACCTGGCCAGGATCgctgagctggaggcagagagaCAGCAGCTGGTTCAGGGCCAGAAGCCAGCTCTGCCggagcagggtgaggagctggcCACAcgccaggagctgcctgtgggagcctctcctgctgcccgAGGGGAGGACGAAGAGTGCAGGCGGTTGAAGGAGGAAATGGAGGTGCTGAGCCAGGAGCACAGGCGGAcctgtcagcagctgcaggctgagcaggagaaggtggctgtgctggaggctcAGGCAGTGCAGCTGGCTAGCCTCCAGGCTGACTTGACCAGCGCTCAGTCATGGGCAAAAGAGAAGGAGAGCGAAGAGCAGAAGCTGAGGGCCGAGATTTCATCCCTGCAGGAGAAgatggctgtggcagagcaaaCAGCAGCCCAGCATGTGGCCAAGCTGGAGGCGGatgcccagagagctgctgaggcaCTGGAGGGAGTCTCCCATCAGCTGTCGCAGGAGAAGCTCAAGTCCAAGGAGTTGGAAGGCACCATGGATCAGCTGCGGATTGCAGAGAAGGAGCTGGTGTCCCTCCGCTCTGCCgtgcaggagaaggagagctGGAAGGAACAAGTGTCCCAGTGTGTCcaggagatggagaggaagaaCAGCCTGATCAGCAGCCTGGAGCATGAGATCTCCATCCTCCATCACCAGGTGacagagaaggaaggggagagcAAGGAGCTGAAACGCCTGATCTTGGCTGAGTCGGAGAAGAGCAAGAAGCTAGAGGAGAGGCTGCGAGTGCTGCAGACAGAGATGGCCACCGCAGCCTCCCGTGCAGCTGAGAGGTGCTCGTTGATGAAGGTAGATGTGCAGCGGTGCCAGGAAGAGATGGAGAAGCAGCGGATGACCATTGAGGCCCTGAAGAGAGACCGCCATTGCCAGAGCGAGCGGGAGGATGAGCTGCGGCAGGAGGCAAAGGTCTGCCAGGATAAGTGCCTAcagaaggagcagctcctggctgctctgcagcaggagctcgACAGCGCTCGGGCCAAGCATGCCTCTCTAGAAAGCCAGCACCACCAGGACCTGGAGCAGAGAGCAAAAGCTGTGTCCATGCTGCAAGCCGAGCTAGCGCAGGCCAAGCTGGAGGTGGCTGAGGTGCGGTCACTGCGGGAGCAGTTGGCAGAAAAGGACCGGGCCATTCAGCGTCTGCAGGCTGATGCAGCAGAGttgggggcacagctggcagggctgcaacAGGCCAATGCTCGGCTGGCCGAGGAGAACCAGGGGCTCAGCAAGAGCCGCAGCCAAGGGCAGCGGCAGCTTGAGGCAGAACTGGGCCAGGCCAGGGAGCGGCAcatgcaggagctggagcagctgcggGCAGCATCTGAGAAGCTGGTgaccagcagcaggcaggaggctAAGGAGGCAGTACAGAAGCTGGAGGATCTGAGTAAGGAGTATGAGAGCAGCAAGGCGGCAGCCttggaagagaggaagaaactcctggaagagaagcagagacTGACAAGTCAG GTGGAGCAGTTGGAGATAATCCAGAAGGACCAAACTAAGCAG GTGGACGAGCTGAATAAAAAGCTGACTCAGCATGAGAAGGCCACCTGgacccagcagcagagagttaaA GCACTCGaaggggagctgcaggcagcagtcaCAAGCCATCAGGAGaaggtggcagagctgcaggtgcagctcaCCCAGAAGGAACAGGCAGCTGAGCACTACAAAGGGCAG ATGGAGAAAGCAAAAAGTCATTATGATGCCAAGAAGCAGCAGAACCAGGAGCTATCAGAGAAGCTGAAGGCCATGGAGCACCTGCAGAAAGAGAACACAGAGCTTCAGAGCAAATCGGAGAGGCTGgccaaggagctgcagcagaacatCCAGCAGGCCAAGGAGTCTGAGATGAGCTGCAAGAATCTTACCAGGCAGATCCACAGCCTGGAAGCTCAG GTGGAGGCTGCCAAACGACAGGTGCAGGAACTCAGCAAGTTCCAGGTGAAGACTGCCACAGTAAAGGGACATGAGACTTCCTCCGAGAGTGTGGTTGACCAGAGCACTGATAGCCTCGATGAGGCACAGCTGCTCAACTCCACCAG GAAGGCTACCAGCTCTCAGTTGGAAGTCTCAGTGGTGCCATCAGACAGTGAAGACTCACTGCTGTCTCAGCGGCTGCCCCTGGGGAAGACATCCCTGGAGAGTCTCTACTTTACTCCCATCCGCTCTGAGATGCCATCACAGCTTGAGAGCAGCACCAACTTCCCGGGTGACTTCTCGCTCGACTCCGGGTGCAAGACCCGCTCTGCCCGGCGCCGCACTACCATTAACATCACCATGACAGAT AAACAGGCAGAGTCTGAGGAACTGGTCTGCATCAAGAACATCCCATTGGCTCAGTCCACAAAAACATCTTCCCCTGCTAAGGGCCGTCTGCGTTCAGGAGCCTCCACCCGTTCCCTCACCAGCTTCCCCTCCCAGGAAACTCTTGCAAAGCTGGAAGCCTCCTCCCCAGAGAAGACCCCTGGCCATTCAGCACTGTTGGGCCTCCCTGGGTACCGACCAGTCACCCGTAGCTCCCTGCGCTTGCagaccagcagctccagcctcggTGCGTGTGGGCAGG GCCGGAACACCATGAAGCTGGGCATGTGCCAGGATGAGCCGGAGCAGCTGGATGACTGGAACCGCATTGCAGAGCTGCAGCGGCGGAACCAGGCCCGCCCCCCCCACCTGAAAAGCAGCTACCCCCTAGAGAGCATG ccctccacCTCCTTGGGAACCATCACAGATGAGGATGTGAAGATGGGGGACCCAGAAGAGACGCTGCAACgtggcagcaggcagccctCCCAGATCATCGCCAGCAGCCAGCGCAGCACCCAGGCCTCCAGCCAAGCCAGCAGCATCACCACCCGGCAGCGGAGGAAGCGCCTCTCGGAGGAGACCCACCAAGGCCCTGACACCCCCCCG TCCAAGAAGCCAACTAGCTGCTTCCCACGGCCCCAGACCACCCAGGACCGCAGTGCACAGAGTGGCTCCCAGATCAGTCAAGAGAGcgagcagccagccccagccacacAA GCTCAGAGGCGCCAGTCGATGGCGTTCAGCATCCTCAACAcccccagggagctggggaggcgCCTGCTGCGCCGGGCAGTCGCCCAGAGGAGCACTCCCACATCCTCCAGCGGCACCCGCCGTTCATCCCGCATCGCCACCGCCAAGTCCCCAAAGGGCAAG GCCAGTCGCCAGTCACGTAAGGACAAGCAATCCTGA